Proteins from a genomic interval of Plasmodium reichenowi strain SY57 chromosome 11, whole genome shotgun sequence:
- a CDS encoding LEM3/CDC50 family protein, putative: protein MSNLKNDMFISKKKRKFYYKKSSRFVRFLYSFVKWYKMERVVGPVWINKYSSLIYFLMFLFILNLSVGILILILSSKYIECRVPYEYKGETFTKYSIVKVTPEQCKGQKNLKELNGNINVHYEILGMQQNHYKFVSGMKKEQLNGNIFLKKEELEECYPLITFSEGKKKKKLLHPCGIFPWNVFTDSYIFYDKEPDEIPFPTPLPLKQNVEEITIKYYRQFYKNPSPQNVQLYKDHIYFWMEPDIQYERLQENKETNEKLLVLPQTLKYNQAGKAIENSHFINWMIPSALNYIKRLYGKLYIPLKFPFYIYIENNFKINDTKIIVISTSQYYMRTFLIGFIFIIISIIALILCIFYLIRMNKYENK from the coding sequence ATGAGTAACCTTAAAAATGACATGTTTATATCTAAAAAGAAGagaaaattttattacaaGAAAAGTTCCAGATTTGTAAGATTTTTGTACAGTTTTGTGAAGTGGTATAAAATGGAACGAGTAGTTGGTCCTGTATggataaataaatattcatcgttgatatattttttaatgtttttatttatattaaatttatcaGTTGgtattttaatattaatattaagttcaaaatatatagaatgTAGAGTCCCATATGAATATAAGGGTGAAACTTTTACTAAGTATTCCATTGTAAAAGTAACCCCAGAACAATGTAAAGGTCAAAAgaatttaaaagaattaaatggaaatataaatgtacaTTATGAAATTCTTGGAATGCAACAAAATCATTATAAATTTGTAAGTGGTATGAAAAAAGAACAGTTGAAtggaaatatatttttaaaaaaagaagaattaGAAGAATGTTATCCTTTAATTACTTTTTCagaaggaaaaaaaaaaaaaaaattattacatCCATGTGGTATATTCCCATGGAATGTATTTACAGAtagttatattttttatgataaagAACCAGATGAAATTCCTTTTCCAACACCTTTACctttaaaacaaaatgtaGAAGAAATAactataaaatattatagacaattttataaaaaccCATCACCTCAAAATGTGcaattatataaagatcatatatatttctgGATGGAGCCAGACATACAATATGAACGATTAcaagaaaataaagaaacAAATGAAAAGTTACTTGTATTACCACAaacattaaaatataatcaaGCAGGAAAAGCTATAGAAAACAgtcattttattaattgGATGATACCATCTGCGcttaattatattaaacGTTTATATggtaaattatatattcctttgaaatttcctttttatatttatatagaaaataatttcaaaattaatgatacaaaaattattgttatttcGACTTCGCAATATTATATGAGAACATTTTTAATTggtttcatttttataatcatttCGATAATAGCTTTgatattatgtattttttatcttataagaatgaataaatatgaaaataaatga
- a CDS encoding apical membrane antigen 1 encodes MRKLYCVLLLSSFEFIYMINFGRGQNYVDDTYQNRDEYHPINEHREYPTEYEYPLHREHTYGQEDPVENEHTLQHGYPIDHEGVEPVRHEQNLFSSNEIVERSNYMGNPWTEYMAKYDIEEVHGSGIRVDLGEDAEVAGTQYRVPSGKCPVFGKGIIIENSNTTFLTPVATGNQDLKDGGFAFPPTNPLMSPMSLDDMRNFYKDNENIKNLDELTLCSRHAGNMVPDNDKNSNYKYPAVYDEQNKKCHILYIAAQENNGPRYCNKDQSKRNSMFCFRPTKDKSFQNYTYLSKNVVDNWQKVCPRKNLQNAKFGLWVDGNCENIPHVNEFSANDLFECNKLVFELSASDQPKQYEQHLTDYQKIKEGFKNNNASMIKSAFLPTGAFKADRYKSHGKGYNWGNYNTQTQKCEIFNVKPTCLINNSSYIATTALSHPIEVEHNFPCSLYKDEIMKEIERESKRIKLNDNDDDGNKKIIVPRIFISDDKESLKCPCDPEMVSNSTCHFFVCKCVERRAEVTSNNEVVVKEEYKDEYADIPDHKPAYDKMKIIIASSAAIAILATILMVYLYKRKTNAEKYDKMDQPQHYGKSKSRNDEMLDPEASFWGEEKRASHTTPVLMEKPYY; translated from the coding sequence ATGAGAAAATTATACtgtgtattattattgaGCTCCTTTgagtttatatatatgataaacTTTGGAAGAGGACAGAACTATGTGGACGATACTTATCAAAATAGGGATGAGTATCATCCAATCAACGAACATAGAGAATATCCAACAGAATACGAATATCCATTACATCGCGAACATACATACGGACAAGAAGATCCAGTAGAAAACGAACATACATTACAACACGGATATCCAATAGACCACGAAGGTGTCGAACCCGTACGACATGaacaaaatttattttcaaGCAATGAAATAGTAGAAAGGAGTAATTATATGGGTAATCCATGGACGGAATATATGGCAAAATATGATATTGAAGAAGTTCATGGTTCAGGTATAAGAGTAGATTTAGGAGAAGATGCTGAAGTAGCTGGAACTCAATATAGAGTTCCATCAGGTAAATGTCCAGTATTTGGTAAAGGTATAATTATTGAGAATTCAAATACTACTTTTTTAACTCCGGTAGCTACTGGAAATCAAGATTTAAAAGATGGAGGTTTTGCTTTTCCTCCAACAAATCCTCTTATGTCACCAATGTCATTAGATGATATGagaaatttttataaagataatgaaaatataaaaaatttagaTGAATTGACTTTATGTTCAAGACACGCAGGAAATATGGTTCCagataatgataaaaattcaaattataaatatccAGCTGTTTATgatgaacaaaataaaaagtgtcatatattatatattgcAGCTCAAGAAAATAATGGTCCTAGATATTGTAATAAAGATCAAAGTAAAAGAAACAGCATGTTTTGTTTTAGACCAACAAAAGATAAATCATTTCAAAACTATACATATTTAAGTAAAAATGTAGTTGATAACTGGCAAAAAGTTTGCCCTAGAAAGAATTTACAGAATGCAAAATTCGGATTATGGGTAGATGGAAATTGTGAAAATATACCACATGTAAATGAATTTTCAGCAAATGATCTTTTTGAATGTAATAAATTAGTTTTTGAATTGAGTGCTTCGGACCAACCTAAACAATATGAACAACATTTAACAGATtatcaaaaaattaaagaaggtttcaaaaataataacgCTAGTATGATCAAAAGTGCTTTTCTTCCCACTGGTGCTTTTAAAGCAGATAGATATAAAAGTCATGGTAAGGGTTATAATTGGGGAAATTATAACACACAAACACAAAAATGTGAAATTTTTAATGTCAAACCAACATGTTTAATTAACAATTCATCATATATTGCTACTACTGCTTTGTCCCATCCCATCGAAGTTGAACACAATTTTCCAtgttcattatataaagatgAAATAATGAAAGAAATCGAAAGAGAATCAAAACgaattaaattaaatgataatgatgatgacgggaataaaaaaattatagttccaagaatttttatttcagATGATAAAGAGAGTTTAAAATGTCCATGTGACCCTGAAATGGTAAGTAATAGTACATGTCATTTCTTTGTATGTAAATGTGTAGAAAGAAGAGCAGAAGTAACATCAAATAATGAAGTTGTAGTTaaagaagaatataaaGATGAATATGCAGATATTCCTGATCATAAACCAGCTTAtgataaaatgaaaattataattgCATCATCAGCTGCTATCGCTATATTAGCAACTATTTTAATGGTTTATctttataaaagaaaaacaaatgctgaaaaatatgataaaatgGATCAACCACAACATTATGGTAAATCAAAATCAAGAAATGATGAAATGTTAGATCCTGAGGCATCTTTTTGGGGGGAAGAAAAAAGAGCATCACATACAACACCAGTTCTAATGGAAAAGCCATACTATTAA
- a CDS encoding hypothetical protein (conserved Plasmodium protein, unknown function) yields MQTNYNEIRNLFNYYIREYFYQKSKGSYFVHFRKPGILFMSLKCYKRKKMYYPCIYDWYFDNLNNVKKNKDIFQYKNEYNTKNIYSHKISTEKENLEKNNSYVETDNIYLNKSEENLQNIYKSSNLYYNINPIYLSKICLYNLNEYHILYSNNYYDAFTQYYYSLISYKMDVHNIKIFPNLKILISHIKNISNIINDEVIKNAYIYLIKQRNIMNEEYLKNVFRNIYTTMLHNSSLYLFVDNHDQFIMILKIIKTDDIKSMFESAIPYPYYLIVDENINIYNLQSFNIYINSILNQRMQYNYSYNEKEKGSILNHYNNDKMYMTYNNNINQSKDIKIEKQTEQNEKVFNSILDTDKGVYEKNIIKDKNDKVYFFKFIKIFDMKPNYRFKQKK; encoded by the exons ATGCAGACAAATTACAATGAAATAagaaatttatttaattattatatcagAGAATATTTCTATCAAAAGTCGAAAGGAAGTTATTTCGTTCATTTTAGAAAGCCaggtatattatttatgtccttaaaatgttataagagaaaaaaaatgtacTATCCTTGTATATATGATTGGTATtttgataatttaaataatgtaaaaaaaaataaagatatatttcaatataaaaacgaatataatacaaaaaatatatactcacataaaataagtacagaaaaagaaaatctagagaaaaataattcatatgTAGAAAcagataatatatatttgaataaatcagaagaaaatttacaaaatatttataaaagtaGTAACTTGtattataacataaatcctatttatttatctaaaatatgtttatacaatttaaatgaatatcatattttatattcaaataattattatgatgcATTTActcaatattattatagtcttatatcttataaaatggatgtacataatataaaaatatttcctaatttgaaaatattaataagtcatataaaaaatataagtaatattataaatgatgAAGTAATCAAaaatgcatatatatatttaattaaacaaagaaatattatgaacgaagaatatttaaaaaatgtatttcgtaatatttatacaacCATGTTGCACAACTCCTCCttgtatttatttgttgATAATCATGATCAATTTATTATGATActtaaaattataaaaacg GATGATATAAAATCTATGTTTGAGAGTGCTATTCCTTATCCCTACTACTTAATAGttgatgaaaatattaatatttacaatTTGCAAAGTTTTAACATCTACATAAACAGTATATTAAACCAAAGAATGcaatataattattcttataatgaaaaagaaaagggGTCTATACTtaatcattataataatgataaaatgtatatgacatataataacaatataaatcaatctaaagatataaaaatagaaaaacaaacagaacaaaatgaaaaagtTTTTAATTCAATATTGGATACGGATAAAGGAgtatatgaaaaaaacattataaaggataaaaatgataaagtctacttttttaaattcataaaaatttttgACATGAAACCAAATTATCGTTTCaagcaaaaaaaataa
- a CDS encoding hypothetical protein (conserved Plasmodium protein, unknown function) gives MVFLTRKILHLFSQHEKKNIKVNHCMKISGIIKWMYRYNDLKKDVLDNMNIQIINSINYIDPNKIINNLIINKNKEINIEEKKNFYLKSLKKKIVFNSLLLKTIYCKKNFFFQLYEYNNGKKCIYDNMKHNNNNNINMVKNNNTKEYFDVTKIIINNNTTDKSENNLFNNDNNNFPLINNNNNMLGRNLKRKKKNLFLNNKNVIFKKKKSQIFNEEIINTISSDTKDDLKKKSRFNLDTLLYDNNNNKNNIIINYKYDHIYDNFKLFDLSYNYNSFLLNNILKNICTYIYHFKFLNKINNEQNNGYEYISLILISKIFHYFYELNYGYKYMIHFLNGLSVFKIKKEIDMENLSYEYIKSHINNKDHYNYCHDHLFEKEICISSIINYLCEYDTGTQQERNNINDKNEHIEKKKEKKNSIYHVYNISSYNTINNNDKNNFVHTFVSRDMKKTYIVNMKEKLLLHYNIDDSFLNYFLNILGEKYNIEKLPFISYSFLMHMYSMSNHFIVHFFSLCPLLFVKNKIHADISIYIILLNSCVFFLCSKSYMTSFSSFIINTKNEGEDHLVYKENKLIQDENLSTQRKNETSDDHRKMFQDTDNVNIVKEKIYSFIEQIINYLYINKDILNNNQLLHILEIFSFIKYNKAMFTYIINTLTNSLSILDKYETMYLLHSLSNYNLIYNDIKNNIYKEALKKVEEYTPQELKQLECYMKIK, from the coding sequence atgGTATTTTTaacaagaaaaatattGCATTTATTCTCACAAcatgagaaaaaaaatatcaagGTAAATCACTGCATGAAAATATCTGGCATAATAAAATGGATGTATAGGTATAATGATTTAAAGAAAGATGTTTTGGATAACATGAACAtacaaattattaatagtataaattatattgatccgaataaaattataaataatctaattataaataagaataaagaaataaatatagaggaaaaaaaaaatttttatttaaaatctttaaaaaaaaaaattgtatttAATTCCCTCTTACttaaaacaatatattgtaagaaaaattttttttttcaattatatgaatataataatgggaaaaaatgtatttatgataatatgaagcataataataataataatataaatatggtaaaaaataataatactaaGGAATATTTTGATGTcacaaaaataattataaataataatacaacGGATAAAAGTGagaataatttatttaataatgataataataatttccccttaattaataataataataatatgttagggagaaatttaaaaagaaaaaaaaaaaatttattcttaaataataaaaatgttatatttaaaaaaaaaaaatcgcaaatttttaatgaggaaattataaatactATATCATCTGATACCAAAgatgatttaaaaaaaaaatctaGATTTAATCTGGATACgttattatatgataataataataataaaaataatattattataaattataaatatgatcacatatatgataattttaaattattcgatttatcatataattataatagctttttattaaataatatattaaaaaatatatgtacatatatatatcattttaaattcttaaataaaataaataatgaacaaaataacgggtatgaatatatttctttaatattaatttcaaagatatttcattatttctATGAACTAAATTATggttataaatatatgatcCATTTTCTAAATGGATTATCggtttttaaaattaaaaaggaaatagATATGGAAAATTtatcatatgaatatataaagagtcacataaataataaagatcATTACAATTATTGTCATGATCATCTTTTCGAAAAGGAAATATGCATTTCTTcaattataaattatttgtGTGAGTATGACACAGGCACACAACAAGAAAGAAATAAcataaatgataaaaatgaacatatcgaaaaaaaaaaagaaaaaaaaaatagtatttatcatgtatataatataagtTCATATAATACTATAAACAATAATGACAAAAACAATTTTGTACATACCTTTGTATCACGTGACAtgaaaaaaacatatattgttaatatgaaagaaaagttattattacattataACATAGAtgattcttttttaaactactttttaaatattttgggagaaaaatataatattgagAAATTACCATTTATTAGTTACTCTTTTTTAATGCATATGTATAGTATGTCAAATCATTTTattgttcattttttttccttgTGTCCACTTTTATTcgttaaaaataaaatacatgCTGATATTagtatatacataattttattaaattcctgtgtcttttttttatgttcaAAATCGTATATGACATCTTTTAGTTcgtttattattaatacaaaaaatgaAGGTGAAGATCATTTAgtttataaagaaaataaattaattcaagatgaaaatttatcaactcaaagaaaaaatgaaacatCCGATGATCATAGAAAAATGTTTCAGGACACAgataatgtaaatatagtaaaggaaaaaatttattcttttattgagcaaataataaattatttatatataaataaagatatattaaataacaATCAATTGTTACATATATtagaaatattttcttttataaaatataataaagcaatgtttacatatataataaatacattaaCTAATAGTTTATCCATACTAGATAAATACGAAACAATGTACCTCCTTCATTCTTTGtcaaattataatttaatttataatgatataaaaaataacatttATAAGGAGGCACTTAAAAAGGTAGAAGAATATACTCCACAAGAATTAAAACAATTGGAATGTTATATGAAGATTAAATAA
- a CDS encoding hypothetical protein (conserved Plasmodium protein, unknown function), which yields MIEAPANIQLHGNEYKEECIYSSIDNFNGPFDYLNYYFLCEIVFDDFSFKSPYHCYFFLRNQFENFKNVHNNYVKNSNSDKPHGDHIKIINQKNATELFQNEQIIYYDEIDTSDVKRKALENINNIINRLTISDLMEISLYFSENPEWENNKLAWMEMIQRDKFRKYDKMRENLKETGMREIIFKMNNDEIDRMKNKSMVKDFLFFGVIDKKGQNYLGRIYMIIRNDIIKNYEIYTWLLTNCNMQTDENLAADIFIEETYYEKKPINNKGSDDKKKKDNSNKGGGGNHKNDDHLVFEKKMNNYTFERKEYICFGKNETNDIVCMNPSISRFHCVLYMCEDFQVYLIDVGSKSGTKINNCICEIHKKYKVSNNDVISLGVSKTTFKININVEKVLEYLDKRECEINRKMEIMNEEINYPLGNKLFFRLKISNIYYKCNEYDILDFFKDCGQIKKIQLYNMPLKKHINQNIKNIKAYKEAIIDVFDEQTSANILNRNECFLYGRKIYIVYVPIKNDAKHDNNKSTYENVAERYDTEPTTKDTNNSIESIVLTKGKGADKRSKYQKSKKYNDEKLKEEKHRGKKDKHKKHKDEKYKDEKYKDEKYRDEKYKDEKYKDEKYKDEKYKDEKYKDEKYKDEKYKDEKYKDEKYKDEKYRDKKYKEDKYKDDKYKSDKYKDEKYRDKKYKEDKYKDDKYKDDKYKDDKHKDDKYKDEKYRLKKHKEKKHREVRSSRRKSNSSKLYKRGSDISSIFSSDEERSDNRGERRNQKRHTRRIDNIKSSENRRSKRGERYSNRRSITHRKSTDEEYDEEIESSYRTDDVTSESDESRIEKRREHRSESKYGRRSTRKSERSSEKSSKRGYDNKSNDKIHEKNSERSNESRYERIDSKRSGRSIRKSEKSSEKNSEKSSKKSSDKKSERRSGRKSESKSENRRESTRRESRRSRRYSRKSDTESDDDNNSEYSNIRDIEKYKKDKRKKYPTSCSVSNSYSESNRSYETDLKKERKEKKHVGSKRNSYKKK from the exons ATGATTGAAGCACCTGCTAATATTCAACTTCATGgaaatgaatataaagaagaatgtatatattcctcaattgataattttaatggtccttttgattatttaaattattattttttgtgtGAAATTGTTTTTGATGATTTTAGTTTTAAATCACCATATCActgttatttttttttaagaaatcaatttgaaaattttaaaaatgtacatAATAACTATGTAAAAAATTCAAACTCCGATAAACCTCATGGGGaccatataaaaattataaatcaaaaaaatgCAACAGAACTATTTcaaaatgaacaaataatatattacgATGAAATTGATACTTCAGATGTAAAAAGAAAGGCTCTcgaaaatataaataatatcattaaTAGATTAACCATATCTGATTTAATGGaaatttctttatattttagtgag aATCCGGAATGGGAAAATAACAAGTTGGCATGGATGGAAATGATTCAGAGAGATAAGTTTCGTAAGTATGATAAGATGAGAGAAAATTTGAAAGAAACTGGAATGAgagaaataatatttaagatgaataatgatgaaataGATAGGATGAAGAATAAGAGTATGGTTAAAgattttttgttttttggagttatagataaaaaaggtcaaaattatttaggtagaatatatatgataattaggaatgatataataaaaaattatgaaatatatacatggCTTTTAACAAATTGTAATATGCAAACAGATGAGAATTTGGCTGctgatatatttattgaagaaacatattatgaaaagaagccaattaataataaaggctcagatgataaaaagaaaaaagataaCTCCAATAAAGGAGGGGGGGGGaatcataaaaatgacGATCATCTTGTATttgagaaaaaaatgaataattatacatttgaaagaaaagaatatatatgttttggaaaaaatgaaacaaATGATATTGTATGTATGAACCCATCTATTTCTAGATTCCATtgtgtattatatatgtgcgAAGATTTCCAAGTATATTTGATTGACGTTGGTTCAAAATCTGgtacaaaaataaataattgtatatgtgaaattcataaaaaatataaagtaTCTAATAATGATGTTATCAGTTTAGGTGTATCAAAAACAACATtcaaaattaatattaatgttGAGAAAGTATTAGAATATTTAGATAAAAGAGAATGTGAAATTAATAGAAAGATGGAAATTATGAATGAAGAAATTAATTATCCTCTAGGTAATAAACTTTTCTTTAGATTAAAAATCtcaaatatttattataaatgtaatGAATATGATATTTTAGATTTTTTTAAGGATTGTGGTcaaatcaaaaaaatacaattatataatatgccactcaaaaaacatataaatcAAAACATCAAAAATATCAAAGCATACAAAGAAGCAATAATTGATGTTTTCGATGAACAAACCTCTgcaaatattttaaatagAAATGAATGCTTCTTGTATGgaagaaaaatttatatcGTCTATGTACCCATCAAGAATGACGCAAAacatgataataataaatcaacATATGAAAATGTAGCTGAAAGATATGACACGGAACCTACTACTAAAGATACAAATAATAGTATAGAAAGCATTGTTCTAACAAAAGGAAAAGGTGCCGATAAAAGAAGCAAATATCAAAAgagtaaaaaatataatgacgaaaaattaaaagaagaaaaacaTAGGGGAAAGAAAGATAAACATAAGAAACATaaagatgaaaaatataaggatgaaaaatataaggatgaaaaatatagggatgaaaaatataaggaTGAAAAGTATAAAGATGAAAAGTATAAAGATGAAAAGTATAAAGATGAAAAGTATaaagatgaaaaatataaagatgaaaaatataaagatgaaaaatataaagatgaaaaatataaagatgaaaaatatagagataaaaaatataaggaGGATAAATACAAagatgataaatataaaagtgataaatataaagatgaaaaatatagagataaaaaatataaggaGGACAAATACAAAGATGATAAATACAAagatgataaatataaagatgATAAACATAAGgatgataaatataaggATGAAAAGTATAGATTGAAAAAGcataaagaaaaaaaacatagAGAAGTAAGAAGCTCCAGAAGGAAAAGTAACAGTAgcaaattatataaaagagGAAGTGATATTAGTAGTATATTTAGTAGTGATGAGGAAAGAAGTGATAATAGAGGTGAGCGAAGAAATCAAAAAAGACATACAAGAAGAattgataatattaaaagttCTGAAAATAGGCGCTCAAAAAGAGGAGAAAGATATAGTAATAGAAGAAGTATTACTCATAGAAAAAGCACGGATGAAGAATATGATGAAGAAATAGAAAGTTCATACAGAACTGATGATGTAACTAGTGAAAGTGATGAAAGTAGAATAGAAAAAAGACGAGAGCATAGAAGTGAAAGCAAGTACGGAAGAAGAAGTACACGAAAAAGCGAAAGAAGTAGTGAGAAGAGTAGTAAAAGAGGTTACgataataaaagtaatgataaaatccatgaaaaaaatagtGAAAGGAGTAATGAAAGTAGATATGAAAGAATAGATAGTAAACGTAGTGGAAGAAGTATCAGGAAAAGTGAAAAGAGTAGCGAAAAAAATAGTGAAAAAAGTAGTAAAAAAAGTAGTGATAAAAAAAGTGAAAGAAGAAGTGGAAGAAAAAGTGAAAGCAAATCTGAAAATAGAAGAGAAAGTACTAGACGTGAAAGTAGACGTTCAAGAAGATATTCAAGAAAATCTGATACTGAATcagatgatgataataatagtgAATATTCCAATATAAGAgatattgaaaaatataaaaaagataaaagaaaaaaatatcctACTTCATGTTCTGTTAGTAATTCATATTCTGAGAGTAATAGATCATATGAAACTGATCTAAAGAAggaaagaaaagaaaaaaagcATGTTGGTTCGAAAAGGAATAgttacaaaaaaaaataa